TTCACCCCAGATTCCCGACTGGTAAGCGCATACTTCACTCAACCTTTTTTTTCCCCACTTCTTCACCTTTTCGCTGTCAAAAACTTGCCTTAAATGGGCTGCTTTTAGAGCCCCCGCCGCTTCCAATTGTCTTTCGCAAGCGGCTCTAGCCCTTTCCACGTCTTGCATTAGTTCCTTAATCTTAGAAGAGATTTGCTTCTGTACTAAAAGAGGAGGAAGAAAAACAGGGATTTCCCCGATGTCCCTTTGATTCAGGCTCGCCTGTCCAATTGCCCGCCTGGCATTTTCTAGGTAATAACCCTTACAGTAATCTGACCTTAACCAATAAAGGAGATATCCTGGGTCTAAGACGCGCTGATTTACCCTTATAAGAAGAGTATTCACTCCGTGATAAAGATTCTCCGGGACACCTTCGTATATTACGCAATTGCCCAGTTTCTCTAGACTGTTTATGTGGCTAAACAGAATGTCTCCATCATATAACTTATAATTCTTGAAATCCTCAGTCGGCAAATCTACCCAACCGACTCTCTCTGGGTCGACAATACCTTTAGATATCGTTTCTATTCTGGTGACTTGAAACCCTCTTCGCTCAAAATTCTGTCTTGCCGAGGTTCCGTTCTTTATCGGCTCGGCCAGATTGCCCAATTTCTCCCAGGGGCCATCTGCTTTTATTGTGTAAATCCCTTTTGATTTAGTCTCCATTATGTCTAGTGTCATGTCTCGGAAATATATTGACAAAGTCTCTCAATCTTAGAGAGGATAGAATCAGCGGTTGCGGTCCAGGAAAACGGATGAGGACGTTTGTTGTATTGCTTGACATAATCGTCGATTTTTGTAATAAGATCTTTGACACTCTTGAATGTCCCCCGGCGAATGGCCTTTTGGGTGATGAGATTGAACCAGATTTCGACTTGATTTAGCCATGAAGCATAGGTTGGGGTGTAGTGCACGTGGTAACGTGGATGGAGGGCCAGCCACCGCTTGACCTTCGCGTGTTTATGCGTAGCATAGTTGTCCACGACCAGATGGATATCCAGGTTTTGGGGGACGTTCTGGTCCACGTGTTTGAGGAAAGCTAGGTATTCCTGATGACGATGACGGCGCTTGGAGGTGGTAATGACCTTACCGCTGGCAATATCCAACGCTGCAAAAAGGGTAGCAGTGCCATGACGCTTGTAAGTATGGGTCACCCCTTCGACATAACCTAATCCCATGGGGAGCATGGGCTGGGTTCGATCTAAGGCCTGAATTTGGCTTTTTTCGTCCACACACAGAACCATTGCGTGATCTGGAGGGTTCAGGTAAAGCCCGACGATATCCCGTACTTTCTCGACGAAGAAAGGATCTGTGGAAAGCTGAAAATGACGCCGCCGGTGGGGTTGAAGCCCGAACGCACGCCAGACCCGATTGACCGTAGGGGCGGAGACACCCATTTGTCGGGCCATGGAGCGAACCGACCAATGGGTACTGTTCTTGGGTTTTGTATGCAATGTCTTATACACCACGGAAGCCACCTTCTCGTCGGAAATGGTGCGCGGTCGCCCCGGTCGGAGCTCATCATTCAAGCCTTGGATTCCGTGGGCGATGTAGCGTTGGCGCCATAAGCCGACGGAGAGTCTGCTCAGGCCTAGCTTCTGGGCGATGACCGTGTTGGAAACTCCATCTGCGGCCATTAACACCAGTCGCGCTCGAACGACAAGAGAATGGGGCATGCTGCGTGAAGATGCAATGGCTTTCAACTGCGAACGATCCTCATCCCGGAGGACCAATGGTTTCTTCGGACGTCCGGTTTTCATGGGTTCTCCTCCATAAAGTTAGGGATATGCCCATGATACCAAAGTCCTAAGATATAGTAAAGTTATTTAAGATACATGACACTAGGACCTATATTGCAAAGTCAGCTAATCGAGCCAAAATACATTAAATCACTTCCTATGTTATCATACATCCGGGCTTCCCTTAACTGTCTAATAATAAAAATTTGAAGATAGCAAATAACATCGAGAGGAATGAACTTTTATGGTGGGCAATCGGTATCTCGCTGGCCGGTATTTATTGCTCTCACTCTTATTTCCAAGTTCTTTGACAAAAAAATCCCTCTCGTTGAGCAACCCGTTTTAATCCTGGTCGCTATTTTGATTATCTCCGGGATTTTGTACCTATTAATTTGCTCTCTTATCTCCAAGACTAATCCGACCGGAAAACTGCTCGTCTGGATTATTGTAGTGGGAGTCGGAATGAGAGTCTCCATGTTACTTTCCACTCCGATTTTAGAGGACGACTATTTCCGTTACCTATGGGATGGCGCTGTCCTGGCAAATGGTATTAACCCGTATGCCTATTCATCCGAACAGGTGATTCAGAATGAAAATCGTTCCACAGTTCCGTCGAAATTGCACAAACTCGCTGACGAATCCGGGAATGTAATACTAAACATTAACCATCCCAGTCTACGCTCTATATATCCACCGATCTCGCAGTTGTTCTTTGGGTTGGCACATTGGCTAAACCCCTGGAGCATTTTCTCTTGGAGGGTTATACTTCTCTTTTTTGATTTTGTGACCCTGGCCTTGCTGATATACCTATTGCGAATCTTTAATCTGCCCCTTCTCAGCGTTGCAGTTTATTGGTGGCCCCCTTTCTAGTTAAGGAGATATTCAACTCCGGCCATTTCGATTTGCTGGCTTTCCCCTTAGCCCTGGGCGCGGTCGTGCTATCGGTTCAGGCAAGATATCTACCATCAATTTTCTCATTAGCCTTGGCTGCAGCGGTAAAAATTTGGCCAGTGGCGCTCTTGCCCTTGATTCTTCACCCTCTGATTTCAAACCTCAGGCGTTTAATCTTGCCCTTGGGATTATTCTGCAGCCTCACCGCTATACTATTTTTACCCGCCTACCTTGCCGGGCTCGATGAAAGCTCCGGGTTTAACGCTTATGCAGAGAGATGGGAGAATAACAGCTCGCTTTTTAAGTTAATCCTCTGAATTCATATTGCACCTGCTTGATATTCACCCGGGACATGGTCAGAAGACGGCACGCATAGTGGTTTTTGTATTGGCGGTACTATGGACCGTTTACATAAGCTTTACTAAGACAAAAAGACCATCTGATGTATTTGAAAAATGCCTTTTGATTATTGCCGGTGTTTTTCTCCTGAGTCCAACCCAGTTTCCCTGGTACTACACCTGGATGATACCCTTTCTGGCTATTCGCCCCAGGCTATCGCTTCTCCTGCTCACCGTGCTGCTTCCCCTTTATTACCTTCGGTATTACTTCGAACCCCGGGGTCTATTGGAGGTTTCCATATACGGCATTGTATGGATTGAGTTTATCCCGACCTGGATTCTTCTCTTTAGGGAATGGTATTTGGGAAGCAAAAGAGAAACTACACCTACTCAGACACGAATTGATACAAGAGATGACGCATGATGCACGATACGGGATGGAGGATAGAATTAAAAGAATCGGGAATCGCGCATCTTGCATCGTGTATCTCTCATAAACACTTGCTTTTGTGTTTAGTTATCTCTTCTTTTAACTTAGGAAGAACTGCTTTGGCCGATTCTTCTCCAATTTTTATTATCCAATCTCCGCGATGAAAATCGAACATCCCCACATCCGCCACCTCCGGCCTGATGATAAAATCTGGAGGATGTTCTTTGAGACGATACTTAGTCATTCCTCTCTGTGCTACTAGAGAAGTTATCTGGATAATATCGAGAATGCCCGGTTCATGCGATTTATCTTTGCCCTTAAGATTAAATTGCTTTCCCAAATATGTTTTCTCCCAAATTTTACTGATGTAGTCAGGTACTGAAATCGGTCCCTGGATTTCGATTTCGTCCTTTTTACCGCTCCTGACTTTGTTATTCTTTTTGTGCCGATGGGAATGAGCCAGAAGGTCTACCGCAATTACAAATTCAGCACCAAGTGAGCGTGCCGCCCGCACCGGCACCGGCTCAAGCACTCCTCCATCTACCAGCAACTTGTCTTCGATAACGACCGGAGTAAAAACACCAGGTATAGCCATGCTCGCCTTTAGTGCCTGGGTCAGATTACCGCTGGTAAATGTGACTATTTCGCCGTCATTCAAATCCACACAAACTGCGGCAAAGGGCTTTTCCAGGTCTTCGATATTTTCCGCCTTTATAAGCTCGCTCAAAAGGTCAAGCACCTTTTTGCCGCTAAAAAGTCCCTGCTTCGGCCAGGTGGGTGTAAGAAGCATGGGGATATCGGTAAGTTTAATTTTCTTGCAAGATTTCTCGAAATCCTCAAGGCTAGCTGCAGCGTACGTAGCACCCACCAGCGCTCCGATGCTGGTCCCGGAGACAACTTCACATTCGATTCCGGCCTGGGCTAAGACCTTCAGCACGCCAAGGTGTGCGAACCCTTTTGCCCCGCCGCCGCCAAGCGCAACGCCTATCTTCATCTTAAGCATTTAGCCACGGATAGACTCGAATTTACACGAATAAATAAATGATAAAATTGATGTATGCTGTATCCAGGATTTTCATTTGACTCTTGCATCGCCCATTTACGGCCGAAGAGTTTTGATAATCTTCTACTCGAGAGAATCTAAAAAATCAATAATAAGGCTGGTGAGTTTTTCATACTCTAGGAGGAAGGAATCATGGCCGTAGGGAGAATTGATTTCATGATAGCTAACTCCTATTCCGTTTGTCTTGAGCGCCTCTACGATTTCTCTCGACTGATAAGAGGGATAAAGCCAGTCGGAAGAAAAGGAAGCCACGAAAACCTTTTGACATTTTATCCTCTTGAAAGAATCATGGAGGCTATCATAACCCTCTCCGGCATCATAGAGGTCGATAGAACGGAGGAGATAGATATAGCTGTTTGCATCGAATCTCTGGACGAACTTTGAGCCCTGATGCTCGAGGTAACTTTCAATCTCAAACCTACTGTCTAGGCTACGTTTCATTTTAAGTGGGTCTGTGTGTTTTCGTCCGAATTTTTGCCAGAGCCACTCGTCGCTTAGGTAAGTTATGTGGCCTATCATCCGGGCTATTGCCAGCCCCTTATTTGGCGGCTCTTTGCCGTAATAATTGCCACCATTCCAGTTCGGGTCGTCCATTATAGCCTGGATCCCTACTTTATGGATAGCTATAGACTGTGGAGTGGATTTCGGGGCGGAGGCAATTAGAATAATCGAATCCACCATATCCGGATAAAGGAGGGCCCACTCGATCGCCTGCATCCCGCCCATAGAACCTCCGGCGATACCCCGAATACGGTTCACACCCAAATGGTTCATCAATTCCCTCTGCACACGCACCATATCCCTTATTCCAATAAGAGGAAATGTAAATGCGTATGGTCTCTCCGTTTCCGGATTGATCGATGCAGGCCCGGTTGTTCCATAACAACTGCCCAGTATGTTGGAACATACTACAAAATATTTTTCCGTATCAAACGCCTTTCCCGGGCCAATCATGACGTCCCACCAGCCCGGATATCTGTCGTCTGTATTATGCTTCCCGGCAGCGTGCGCACTGGCAGTCAGCGCATGTTCTATGAGTATTACGTTGTCTCTGGCTTCGTTCAGGTCCCCATATGTTTCATAGGCAACAGTTATTGGCCCTAACTTTTCTCCGTTATCCAGGGTTAATTTATTCGGCGGAAACGCGAAGCTGTGATATTTGGTCTCGACAACCCCTACCGACCCTTTGTCTACGATAAC
The nucleotide sequence above comes from Thermodesulfobacteriota bacterium. Encoded proteins:
- a CDS encoding restriction endonuclease subunit S, encoding MTLDIMETKSKGIYTIKADGPWEKLGNLAEPIKNGTSARQNFERRGFQVTRIETISKGIVDPERVGWVDLPTEDFKNYKLYDGDILFSHINSLEKLGNCVIYEGVPENLYHGVNTLLIRVNQRVLDPGYLLYWLRSDYCKGYYLENARRAIGQASLNQRDIGEIPVFLPPLLVQKQISSKIKELMQDVERARAACERQLEAAGALKAAHLRQVFDSEKVKKWGKKRLSEVCAYQSGIWGEEPDGSSQSQFILRSNNIRDGKIVFDDVAVREVERKYLASNALISGDILVATSSGSRDLVGKSAIFIPADEKTYLFSNFTMRLRAIPDLVDYFYLYFYLQSPQAKRLLGIMQDTTTGLRNLNRKEFLRQLIPLPSLKEQQKIAAELGERLVQVEKLYKATQRQLEAINALPQAILRRAFEEEICRKCS
- a CDS encoding patatin-like phospholipase family protein, producing the protein MLKMKIGVALGGGGAKGFAHLGVLKVLAQAGIECEVVSGTSIGALVGATYAAASLEDFEKSCKKIKLTDIPMLLTPTWPKQGLFSGKKVLDLLSELIKAENIEDLEKPFAAVCVDLNDGEIVTFTSGNLTQALKASMAIPGVFTPVVIEDKLLVDGGVLEPVPVRAARSLGAEFVIAVDLLAHSHRHKKNNKVRSGKKDEIEIQGPISVPDYISKIWEKTYLGKQFNLKGKDKSHEPGILDIIQITSLVAQRGMTKYRLKEHPPDFIIRPEVADVGMFDFHRGDWIIKIGEESAKAVLPKLKEEITKHKSKCL
- a CDS encoding homoserine O-acetyltransferase, coding for MSAHEFGESPVVIVDKGSVGVVETKYHSFAFPPNKLTLDNGEKLGPITVAYETYGDLNEARDNVILIEHALTASAHAAGKHNTDDRYPGWWDVMIGPGKAFDTEKYFVVCSNILGSCYGTTGPASINPETERPYAFTFPLIGIRDMVRVQRELMNHLGVNRIRGIAGGSMGGMQAIEWALLYPDMVDSIILIASAPKSTPQSIAIHKVGIQAIMDDPNWNGGNYYGKEPPNKGLAIARMIGHITYLSDEWLWQKFGRKHTDPLKMKRSLDSRFEIESYLEHQGSKFVQRFDANSYIYLLRSIDLYDAGEGYDSLHDSFKRIKCQKVFVASFSSDWLYPSYQSREIVEALKTNGIGVSYHEINSPYGHDSFLLEYEKLTSLIIDFLDSLE
- a CDS encoding IS630 family transposase — protein: MKTGRPKKPLVLRDEDRSQLKAIASSRSMPHSLVVRARLVLMAADGVSNTVIAQKLGLSRLSVGLWRQRYIAHGIQGLNDELRPGRPRTISDEKVASVVYKTLHTKPKNSTHWSVRSMARQMGVSAPTVNRVWRAFGLQPHRRRHFQLSTDPFFVEKVRDIVGLYLNPPDHAMVLCVDEKSQIQALDRTQPMLPMGLGYVEGVTHTYKRHGTATLFAALDIASGKVITTSKRRHRHQEYLAFLKHVDQNVPQNLDIHLVVDNYATHKHAKVKRWLALHPRYHVHYTPTYASWLNQVEIWFNLITQKAIRRGTFKSVKDLITKIDDYVKQYNKRPHPFSWTATADSILSKIERLCQYISET